From a single Zygotorulaspora mrakii chromosome 2, complete sequence genomic region:
- the SGF73 gene encoding deubiquitination module subunit SGF73 (similar to Saccharomyces cerevisiae SGF73 (YGL066W); ancestral locus Anc_6.218), translating to MISVHSHIKGVKEEVKRQFVDNIGDSNSSNRDGGWKDLLPLVKNNPVQIDHINQVSKEKFFNSKARIIENPVETAFQYRICVSCGKPIALNAIMDHLENHCQGSRDTESFSKMKKDIEYESTNANSGRSNSEDIPTTPTQDSKRFKENSETPQGTSKRQRKVKQRNPTEKHLIDFDKQCGVELPEGGYCARSLTCKSHSMGAKRAVEGRSQPFDTLLAEYHKQHQTKIGAAAEKRAKQQKVQKQQKQVEREHKKQLQQQREGQRKNKSSGSSQNNVGKGKSGNSTDKSANHANNHGSYITLSPEEETTQVLNGVSRSFPLPLESTVLSSVRHRTKYFRMREMFASAFSVKPGYTAPGYGAIHSRVGCIDIDRTTDYKFRIRTPQPMNQVPQGATPQQLQKLQHQRMLQAQLMQMQKENHTQQGHSEFQQRARAAGAHLSESNNAAQAVNSMQKSNVQQNVQENGFTPQEIQQQQQKLRQQQLQQQRFEAAAFHLANATKLMQGSSPESSNNMANSPPSSSINQSLGSPIGGRVNVGIGYTTK from the coding sequence ATGATTTCCGTACATTCCCATATAAAGGGCGTAAAGGAAGAGGTAAAACGTCAATTTGTTGATAACATAGGTGATTcgaattcttcaaatcgCGACGGAGGTTGGAAAGACTTATTACCATTAGTGAAAAACAATCCTGTTCAGATTGATCACATTAATCAAGTCtcgaaagaaaaatttttcaactcgAAAGCTCgtattattgaaaatccCGTAGAGACAGCTTTTCAATACCGAATTTGTGTCAGTTGTGGTAAGCCTATAGCATTGAATGCTATAATGGACCATTTGGAAAACCATTGTCAGGGATCTAGGGATACGGAATCTTTCagcaaaatgaagaaggacATTGAATATGAAAGTACCAATGCCAATAGTGGACGATCGAATTCAGAAGACATTCCCACTACACCAACTCAGGATAGTAAAAGGTTCAAAGAGAATAGTGAGACACCGCAAGGGACAAGTAAGAGACAGAGAAAGGTTAAACAAAGAAATCCCACTGAAAAGCATCTGATCGATTTTGACAAGCAATGCGGTGTCGAATTACCGGAAGGTGGCTACTGTGCGCGCTCTTTAACGTGTAAGTCGCATTCAATGGGCGCCAAGCGAGCTGTGGAGGGTCGTTCTCAACCATTCGATACGTTATTGGCTGAATATCACAAACAGCATCAAACTAAGATCGGTGCTGCTGCGGAAAAGCGTgcaaaacaacaaaaagtCCAAAAACAACAGAAGCAGGTTGAAAGAGAGCATAAGAAGCAGTTGCAACAACAAAGAGAGGGTCAACGTAAAAACAAAAGTAGTGGCTCGTCTCAAAATAATGTCGGAAAGGGTAAAAGTGGAAATAGTACGGATAAAAGTGCAAATCATGCCAACAATCATGGCAGCTATATAACTTTGAGCccagaagaagaaaccaCTCAGGTATTGAACGGCGTCTCAAGATCCTTCCCACTACCGCTTGAGTCCACTGTTCTATCTTCAGTGAGACACCGAACGAAGTATTTTAGAATGAGAGAAATGTTTGCATCTGCATTTTCGGTTAAACCAGGCTACACTGCCCCAGGATATGGTGCAATTCATTCCCGTGTTGGCTGTATCGATATAGATAGAACTACCGATTACAAATTCCGTATAAGGACACCACAACCAATGAATCAAGTGCCTCAAGGAGCTACACCTCAACAGCTGCAAAAACTTCAACATCAAAGGATGCTACAAGCTCAATTAATGCAAATGCAGAAGGAAAACCATACACAACAGGGCCACTCAGAATTTCAACAGCGAGCAAGAGCTGCTGGTGCACATTTGAGTGAGTCGAATAATGCAGCTCAAGCAGTGAACAGTATGCAGAAGTCTAATGTTCAGCAGAATGTTCAAGAAAATGGCTTCACCCCTCAAGAgattcaacagcaacaacaaaaacTTCGGCAACAGCAGTTACAACAACAGAGGTTCGAGGCAGCCGCATTCCACCTGGCAAATGCTACAAAGTTGATGCAAGGGTCGAGTCCAGAATCGTCAAACAATATGGCAAACTCACCACCTTCCTCCTCTATTAATCAATCTTTGGGAAGCCCTATTGGAGGAAGAGTAAACGTCGGAATTGGGTACACTACAAAATAA
- the ALG2 gene encoding GDP-Man:Man(1)GlcNAc(2)-PP-dolichol alpha-1,3-mannosyltransferase (similar to Saccharomyces cerevisiae ALG2 (YGL065C); ancestral locus Anc_6.219) gives MTELKRKLRIAFIHPDLGIGGAERLVVDAAVGLQEQGQDVTIYTSHCDKSHCFEEVRNGTLKVKVYGDGLPTNVGGRFFIVFANLRQLYLVMKLVLTREIMRYDLFIIDQLSTCLPFLHMLGNAKTLFYCHFPDQLLAIRSSFIKKLYRVSFDIMEQFTMSAADCVVVNSNFTKTVYQKTFTYLKGKVNVVYPCVDLTFGPIQDKDKELAEVLLNTRDKFYLSVNRYERKKNIELALKAFALSEEMNNPHAKLIICGGYDGRVVENVEYLKHLHKISDTLQLSYATIFYPEISNLKDLQTSDTATKKVIFLTSISTSLKDLLLSKTELLLYTPSFEHFGIVPLEAMKYGKPVIAVNTGGPLETVEPLIKGKTENIATGWLKTADPEEWSNAINEFKNVRDQKVVVFSETGPKRVRKLFSREAMTNSFVENIKTFIDSKRTSYIWEKLLIVLFNLLLQVIMSRIFIVKPWTYLLLAVTSTLCFRNIGTGLYWLAVYLSISILLRGVSSII, from the coding sequence ATGACTGAGCTAAAGCGAAAATTGAGAATTGCATTCATTCACCCAGATTTAGGCATCGGCGGAGCTGAGCGATTGGTTGTGGACGCTGCAGTGGGCCTGCAAGAACAGGGACAAGACGTAACTATATATACCAGTCATTGTGACAAAAGTCATTGTTTCGAAGAGGTGCGTAATGGTACCCTTAAAGTTAAAGTATATGGGGACGGTTTACCCACTAATGTAGGTGGAAGGTTCTTCATCGTGTTTGCCAACCTTAGACAGCTTTACCTTGTTATGAAGTTGGTGCTCACACGAGAAATTATGCGATACGACCTATTCATCATTGACCAGCTCTCGACATGCTTGCCGTTTTTGCATATGCTTGGAAATGCTAAAACATTATTCTACTGTCATTTTCCGGACCAGTTACTAGCGATCAGGTCATCTTTCATCAAGAAACTTTATAGagtttcatttgatattaTGGAACAATTTACAATGAGCGCAGCAGATTGCGTGGTGGTAAACTCCAACTTTACCAAGACCGTTTACCAGAAAACATTTACTTATCTCAAAGGAAAAGTAAACGTTGTTTATCCCTGTGTTGATCTAACATTTGGACCTATTCAAGATAAAGATAAAGAATTGGCCGAGGTTCTACTAAATACTCGAGATAAGTTTTACTTGAGTGTCAATAGATAtgagagaaaaaagaatatcgAACTCGCTCTAAAAGCTTTTGCCCTCtcagaagaaatgaataaCCCTCATGCTAAGTTGATCATTTGTGGCGGTTATGATGGAAGGGTagttgaaaatgttgaatATCTTAAACACCTTCATAAAATTTCAGATACATTGCAACTGTCATACGCGACTATTTTCTACCCAGAAATAAGTAACTTGAAGGACTTGCAAACATCCGATACTGCAACTAAAAaagtcatttttttgacctCAATCTCCACTTCATTAAAAGATTTGTTATTGAGTAAAACAGAGCTTTTGCTATACACACCGTCATTTGAGCATTTTGGTATAGTTCCATTGGAGGCCATGAAGTACGGAAAGCCTGTGATAGCGGTAAACACTGGGGGGCCATTGGAAACAGTAGAACCGCTGATAAAGGGCAAAACTGAAAATATTGCAACCGGCTGGCTCAAAACTGCAGATCCAGAGGAGTGGTCAAATGCTATCAATGAGTTCAAAAATGTTAGAGACCAGAAAGTGGTCGttttttcagaaacagGACCAAAGAGAGTGAGAAAGTTGTTCTCTCGTGAGGCCATGACAAATAGTTTCGTTGAAAACATAAAAACCTTCATTGACTCCAAGAGGACTTCTTATATATGGGAAAAACTTCTGATTGTCCTGTTCAACTTATTGCTGCAGGTTATTATGTCCCGCATCTTTATCGTCAAGCCTTGGACGTATCTACTTTTAGCTGTGACATCCACATTGTGCTTTAGGAATATCGGCACTGGTCTCTATTGGCTTGCCGTATACCTTTCCATATCGATCTTATTGAGGGGTGTTAGTTCAATTATCTAG
- the TYW1 gene encoding putative tRNA 4-demethylwyosine synthase (similar to Saccharomyces cerevisiae TYW1 (YPL207W); ancestral locus Anc_6.220) — protein MALNWLTACGTLFCAGLYLWLGGRKSVAMAIVVFYGAVHLDSKIERVKSTADKFIENESSIDEEKPKKKKCCGGKGGSGCCSSKGNKKKGGCSCGHSKNADIEDIADSLESGLVVSTSQEKDTSSGEKSTSRETNAEKRDNIIAVDFTQAFKRLSKKKGKNGKDARPRKHITKASVLKKPKEEDDLVKSAMTVSNESLLSSQVYVFYSSLQGGAERSARKVLETLSRLIELKAPPILLNMDDITDIDDYFVSVPCENALYILVVPSYDTDCPLDYFLQTLEENFNDFRIDKFPLRKLVGYGILGIGDSETWPEKFCYQAKKVDHWIARLGGRRIFPVGEVCMKTEAESKVQEWADLLCETIKDDTPILYEYDEEVTSSNEDDRPEEDMIDLEDIGNSDISGNDTKQMVAKNSPTYKKLTKQGYTIVGSHSGVKICRWTKSDLRGTGSCYKHSLFNIVSSRCMELTPSLACSSKCVFCWRHGTNPVSKNWRWELDEPDYILENALQGHYSKIKQMRGVPGVVMERFAKAFKVRHCALSLVGEPIMYPYITKFIELLHEKQISSFLVCNAQHPDALASIGKVTQLYVSIDAPTKTELKKVDRPLFKDFWERMLQCLDILNSEQSHQRTVFRLTLVKGFNMADVSAYADLVQRGLPSFIEVKGATFSGSSDGNGNPLTMQNIPFYEECTKFVKEFAAELQRRGLGYGIAAEHAHSNCILIASTEFKINGEWHTHIDFDKFFELLASGKQFYPMDYVAKTPEWALFGNGGFAPGDTRVYRKGKKKRMMQSSEKESNETQA, from the coding sequence ATGGCTTTGAACTGGCTTACTGCATGTGGTACTTTGTTCTGTGCCGGGCTTTATTTATGGCTGGGTGGCAGAAAAAGTGTAGCCATGGCCATAGTTGTATTCTACGGTGCAGTTCATCTTGATTCCAAGATCGAAAGGGTGAAATCCACAGCAGACAAATTTATAGAGAATGAGTCCTCCATCGACGAGGAGAAGCctaaaaagaagaaatgttGTGGGGGTAAAGGCGGATCTGGCTGTTGTTCATCAAAGGGTAACAAGAAGAAGGGCGGTTGCAGTTGTGGCCATTCAAAGAACGCTGATATTGAGGACATCGCTGATTCATTAGAATCTGGGCTTGTTGTTAGCACTTCTCAAGAGAAGGATACCAGTTCTGGAGAGAAAAGCACCTCTAGAGAGACCAACGCTGAGAAAAGGGATAACATAATAGCAGTAGACTTTACACAGGCTTTCAAACGTTTGAGTAagaaaaagggaaaaaatggaaaagatgCGAGGCCTCGCAAGCACATAACAAAAGCGTCTGTGTTGAAGAAGCCgaaagaggaagatgatttGGTTAAAAGTGCTATGACTGTATCCAATGAATCATTGTTAAGTTCTCAGGTATATGTTTTCTACAGCTCTTTGCAAGGTGGAGCTGAAAGATCAGCTAGAAAGGTGCTTGAGACATTATCACGTTTGATAGAGTTGAAAGCACCTCCGATTCTGCTGAATATGGATGATATTACGgacattgatgattatTTTGTATCTGTTCCATGTGAGAATGCTCTTTATATTCTTGTTGTACCATCCTATGACACAGATTGTCCTCTGGattattttttgcaaaCCCTAGAggaaaacttcaatgaTTTTAGAATCGATAAATTTCCTTTACGAAAATTGGTAGGGTACGGTATTCTAGGTATTGGTGATTCAGAAACTTGGCCGGAGAAATTTTGTTATCAGGCAAAGAAAGTGGATCATTGGATAGCGCGGTTaggaggaagaagaatatttcCTGTCGGGGAAGTTTGCATGAAAACAGAAGCAGAGTCAAAGGTGCAAGAGTGGGCAGATCTTTTGTGCGAGACAATAAAAGATGACACTCCTATATTGTATGAATATGACGAAGAAGTCACCTCATCCAATGAAGATGACCGACCAGAAGAAGACATGATTGATTTAGAAGACATAGGAAATAGTGACATCAGTGGAAATGATACAAAGCAAATGGTTGCGAAAAACTCTCCGACTTACAAAAAGTTAACCAAGCAGGGTTATACAATAGTAGGTTCTCACTCTGGTGTTAAAATTTGCAGGTGGACCAAGAGTGATTTGAGAGGTACAGGATCCTGTTATAAGCATTCCCTATTCAATATTGTATCCAGTAGGTGTATGGAATTAACACCTTCGTTAGCATGCTCCTCAAAGTGTGTTTTCTGTTGGAGACACGGGACTAACCCTGTTTCGAAGAACTGGAGATGGGAGTTAGATGAACCGGACTATATTTTAGAGAATGCATTGCAAGGCCATTATTCGAAGATCAAACAAATGAGGGGTGTCCCCGGTGTTGTTATGGAAAGGTTTGCTAAAGCCTTCAAAGTTCGCCATTGTGCTCTGTCTCTTGTAGGCGAACCGATCATGTATCCATATATTACCAAGTTTATCGAACTACTGCatgaaaaacaaatttcTAGTTTTTTAGTTTGCAATGCACAGCATCCTGATGCTTTAGCAAGCATTGGTAAAGTAACACAGCTTTATGTTTCTATTGACGCTCCTACAAAGACAGAGCTGAAAAAGGTTGATAGGCCTTTATTTAAGGACTTTTGGGAAAGAATGCTTCAATGTCTGGACATACTTAATAGTGAACAATCTCATCAGAGAACAGTCTTCAGACTAACTTTAGTTAAAGGATTCAACATGGCAGATGTTTCAGCATATGCAGACCTCGTTCAGCGTGGTCTTCCAAGTTTCATAGAGGTAAAGGGCGCTACTTTTTCTGGTTCCTCTGATGGTAACGGCAATCCTTTGACAATGCAAAATATTCCATTTTATGAAGAATGTACAAAGTTCGTGAAAGAATTTGCAGCAGAATTACAAAGACGTGGCCTTGGTTATGGCATTGCTGCAGAGCATGCACATTCCAATTGTATCTTGATTGCCAGCACAGAGTTTAAAATTAATGGCGAATGGCATACTCATATTGActttgacaaatttttcgaGTTATTGGCTAGTGGTAAACAATTCTATCCTATGGATTATGTTGCTAAAACACCTGAATGGGCCTTATTTGGTAATGGAGGTTTTGCTCCAGGTGATACAAGGGTTTATAGGAAGggtaaaaagaaaagaatgatgCAGTCGTCAGAGAAAGAAAGTAATGAAACACAAGCGTGA
- the RKM1 gene encoding protein-lysine N-methyltransferase (similar to Saccharomyces cerevisiae RKM1 (YPL208W); ancestral locus Anc_6.221) — MEEQSIQRLIAWGKFQGAALPEGVSFEYSDRKGIRCVCEKSLSSPYLTIPDDLIISGKLIPLEFPEADHKRGNTWLKFLLAKMKFGGEECNSDLSEKFRPYLDCLPKIVDCPLVWNPRELSHLAGTNLGSSVRPKLKDILTEWYRFVKENEVTEEAAVSSDCSFYKDYGQLSDESIFRWLVEPLSNGSTLQWSSASAFLWSHLILLSRAFPHYIIDQNVDQASLMLLPIIDLLNHDYHSKVEWGFNEGQFSFKKLDSIEEDAELCNNYGCKGNEELLSGYGFVLEENPFDFVALKIKLPLETITTILKEEPTLKIPTLDDYTNFAFEKQSQNLPNKPEASVFEDGIVYFINKLNASCLDPLLNMFAYLCRGNSEWHSLASKFNGLQNLRNALESKLAAAKSFSSQRDDCSIDSSKYEVNSYRRHCARIYRDGQLSVLKDGLKKLKAMEKTWLTEYKDRLLTVKKITKYDKGFFGEELPAYFESIDRKQDDVVFENNFELLVIWILIKIENNSFIEKHDWVSEQYRNFLIDAKNEDITSDRMDPSIESFRRRMINGTTQTDRTITLKKIVHTFDFVQKNSFTRISSSNPDTIMVRN; from the coding sequence ATGGAAGAGCAATCGATTCAGAGGTTGATAGCTTGGGGGAAATTCCAAGGTGCGGCTTTGCCTGAAGGTGTCAGTTTTGAGTATTCGGATAGGAAAGGGATACGCTGTGTCTGTGAAAAAAGTCTATCTTCGCCTTACTTGACTATTCCGGATGATCTTATCATATCGGGGAAATTGATTCCCTTGGAATTTCCAGAAGCTGACCACAAGAGGGGGAATACCTGGTTGAAGTTTTTACTggcaaaaatgaaattcgGCGGCGAGGAGTGCAACAGCGATttgagtgaaaaattcagGCCATACCTGGATTGTCTCCCAAAAATTGTAGATTGCCCGCTCGTTTGGAATCCACGAGAACTTTCGCATCTTGCAGGCACAAATCTTGGAAGTTCAGTTAGACCTAAACTGAAAGACATTTTGACAGAATGGTATCGTTTTGTCAAGGAAAATGAGGTCACTGAAGAAGCGGCTGTTTCTTCTGACTGCTCATTTTATAAGGATTACGGACAACTATCAGATGAATCGATTTTCCGTTGGTTAGTGGAGCCCTTATCAAACGGCTCAACGCTGCAGTGGTCTTCAGCATCAGCATTCTTGTGGTCTCACCTAATACTACTGTCAAGAGCTTTCCCACACTATATCATCGACCAAAATGTGGATCAAGCATCTCTGATGTTGTTGCCCATCATCGATCTATTGAATCATGACTATCACTCAAAAGTCGAATGGGGATTCAATGAGGGACAGTTCTCATTTAAAAAACTAGACTCTATTGAAGAGGACGCCGAATTGTGTAACAATTATGGTTGCAAGGGAAATGAAGAACTTTTGTCCGGATACGGATTTGTATTGGAAGAGAACCCATTCGATTTTGTTGCTCTTAAGATTAAGTTACCGCTAGAAACCATAACAACTATCTTGAAAGAGGAACCTACACTTAAAATACCCACCCTTGATGATTATACTAACtttgcatttgaaaaacagtCACAAAATCTGCCAAACAAACCAGAAGCCTCTGTTTTTGAAGACGGTATAGTTTATTTtatcaacaaattgaatGCATCATGTCTAGATCCGTTATTGAACATGTTCGCCTATTTATGCAGGGGCAATAGTGAATGGCATTCACTAGCCTCAAAATTCAATGGTTTGCAAAATTTAAGAAACGCGCTGGAAAGTAAACTCGCCGCGGCTAAAAGTTTTTCCAGTCAACGTGATGATTGTTCTATCGACAGCTCCAAGTATGAAGTCAACTCATATAGAAGACATTGTGCCCGTATTTACAGAGATGGACAGCTTAGTGTACTGAAGGACGGCCTGAAGAAACTGAAAGCTATGGAAAAGACGTGGCTCACGGAATACAAGGATAGATTACTTACtgttaaaaaaattaccaAATATGATAAGGGGTTTTTCGGAGAAGAACTACCAGCTTATTTCGAAAGCATCGACCGTAAACAAGATGACGtcgtatttgaaaataattttgaaCTGCTTGTTATCTGGATACTAATAAAAATCGAGAACAACAGTTTTATAGAAAAACATGACTGGGTATCGGAGCAATATCGAAACTTTTTGATAGATGCAAAAAACGAAGATATCACATCAGATCGGATGGATCCCAGCATTGAATCCTTCCGTAGACGTATGATAAATGGTACCACCCAAACTGACCGCACCATCACCTTGAAAAAGATAGTGCACACATTTGACTTTGTACAAAAAAACTCATTTACAAgaatatcatcatctaaCCCAGATACAATCATGGTTAGGAACTGA
- the IPL1 gene encoding aurora kinase (similar to Saccharomyces cerevisiae IPL1 (YPL209C); ancestral locus Anc_6.222) — protein sequence MEHDSRIQSQRARRDSLMQRNMLLSMRLNHNNAGHIPSKAKATLRTKAPMGKTWRATNSPQRLMSMKNSSQGSGWNYQRSTDKNSHDTENARVLSPHRAQHPQIRASPKRGIRPSLSPIKAKSMSLDDFDIGKKLGKGKFGRVYCVRHKKTGFICALKAMEKSEIVHYNVQKQIRREVEIQSSLNHPNLTKLYGFFHDEKRVYLVMEYLINGELYKRLKSHGPLNDILASFYVYQMADALDFMHQRNIIHRDIKPENILIGFNNVIKLTDFGWSVNNPHNVKRKTLCGTIDYLSPELICSREYDDKVDIWALGVLTYELITNSPPFEEDSDALTHKRIVKGDLRFPESVSSDARDLILKLLKHKPQDRILLKDVKKHPWILKNRPFW from the coding sequence ATGGAACATGATTCGAGAATTCAGTCTCAAAGAGCTCGCAGAGATTCTTTGATGCAGCGGAACATGCTATTGAGCATGCGTCTGAATCATAACAACGCCGGACACATTCCTTCTAAAGCAAAGGCTACGTTACGTACAAAAGCTCCCATGGGTAAGACTTGGAGAGCCACAAATTCACCACAGAGGCTTATGTCGATGAAAAATTCGTCTCAAGGTAGTGGATGGAACTATCAACGATCTACAGATAAGAATAGTCACGATACGGAGAATGCTAGAGTTCTCTCACCACATAGAGCCCAGCACCCTCAAATAAGAGCTTCTCCGAAAAGGGGGATAAGGCCAAGCTTATCGCCCATAAAGGCCAAGTCAATGTCGCTGGATGATTTTGACATCGGCAAAAAATTGGGAAAGGGAAAATTCGGGAGAGTGTATTGCGTCAGGCACAAGAAAACAGGATTTATTTGTGCTTTGAAGGCAATGGAGAAAAGCGAGATTGTGCACTATAATGTACAGAAACAAATCAGAagagaagttgaaatcCAGAGCTCCTTAAATCACCCAAATTTGACTAAGCTGTACGGTTTCTTTCATGATGAGAAACGTGTCTACCTTGTGATGGAATACTTGATAAATGGGGAATTATACAAACGACTCAAATCTCATGGCCCTTTGAACGATATCTTAGCTTCATTTTATGTTTATCAAATGGCAGACGCATTAGATTTCATGCACCAGAGAAATATTATACATCGTGATATCAAACCAGAAAATATCCTCATTGGCTTCAATAATGTAATAAAGCTCACGGACTTTGGATGGAGTGTGAACAACCCGCACAATgtgaagagaaaaacttTATGTGGAACTATAGATTATCTGTCACCAGAATTAATTTGCTCCAGAGAGTACGACGATAAAGTAGATATCTGGGCTCTTGGCGTTTTAACCTACGAACTCATTACTAACTCACcaccttttgaagaagattctGATGCTCTTACTCATAAAAGAATTGTCAAAGGAGATTTAAGATTCCCAGAAAGTGTTTCTTCAGACGCAAGAGATTTGATACTTAAATTGTTAAAACACAAACCTCAAGATagaattttgttgaaagatgtcaaaaaaCACCCGtggatattgaaaaacaggCCATTTTGGTAA
- the MRH4 gene encoding ATP-dependent RNA helicase (similar to Saccharomyces cerevisiae MRH4 (YGL064C); ancestral locus Anc_6.223), whose protein sequence is MILKTLSRMRYFPLFIGMRQSLSGSVRLYSRRSRGPEIKNKLKLATTVGSTKQTGSTLSRKPSPNIRVSDKRGPKIKTPAHRSKDKSRSTFNYGNFGGLKESGAEESQRASKIISKISDFDQLKVLPVVRNAIKQVIADESLAKGKIKDIKPSPIQVVSIRKLASNLMDPKLQLHAIAAETGSGKTIAYLTPLLDYLKRQEIETPEYWESINKKAVIRSVILVPTHELIEQVYSTVSRIDESLELHTCKWGSSLPYSDLLEQIKNRIDILVTTPAKLMSLFNIRMISRPDKILSQLKFVVLDEADTLLDQSWVEDMHAAIKKMPNTNHIVFCSATIPNEFNRTLGSLFPTVVSITTPRLHKLPNSLEFKVIDASLNPFKGSKVKALAQVMYAILNDGTEPNFEKRCIVFVNEKKDVSTLVEKLSTTYGHNCVGLTGDDKVSERLEKIAAFIQPPKVLETPQKTVQREADNTKIYKIPNSNILITSNEGEKSNIPPPSSRLRILVTTDLMARGLNFRGVKNVILYDVPKTSIDLVHRAGRTGRMKQRGRVFMLIDKTAKSWARGIPKIVKNSIALS, encoded by the coding sequence ATGATTTTAAAAACTTTATCCAGAATGAGATATTTTCCACTGTTCATTGGGATGAGACAGAGCCTAAGTGGTTCTGTGCGGCTCTATTCCAGAAGATCAAGAGGCCCCGAGATCAAAAATAAGCTGAAGTTGGCTACAACAGTTGGCTCCACTAAACAAACCGGTTCAACCTTAAGTCGGAAGCCTTCTCCTAATATTCGAGTCTCAGACAAACGTGGTcccaaaatcaaaactcCGGCTCATAGatcaaaagataaaagTCGCAGTACATTCAATTATGGAAATTTTGGGGGCTTGAAAGAAAGTGGTGCTGAAGAAAGCCAGAGAGCTAGCAaaataatatcaaaaatatcggACTTCGACCAGTTGAAAGTCTTACCGGTCGTTAGAAATGCAATAAAACAAGTTATAGCAGATGAATCTTTGGCTAAGGGGAAGATAAAAGATATAAAACCTTCCCCCATACAAGTTGTCTCGATAAGGAAGTTGGCATCCAATCTCATGGATCCGAAATTGCAATTACATGCAATTGCGGCAGAAACGGGCTCTGGTAAAACTATTGCGTATCTCACGCCCTTGCTCGACTACTTGAAGAGACAGGAGATTGAAACTCCAGAGTACTGGGAGtcaataaataaaaaggCGGTAATAAGATCTGTTATATTAGTCCCAACGCATGAACTGATAGAGCAGGTTTATAGTACGGTTTCAAGGATAGATGAATCTCTGGAATTGCATACGTGTAAGTGGGGAAGCTCACTACCCTACAGTGATTTATTAGAGCAAATTAAGAATAGAATTGATATCTTGGTTACAACCCCAGCTAAACTTATGTCGTTGTTTAATATAAGAATGATCAGTCGTCCAGATAAAATTCTTTCGCAACTTAAGTTCGTTGTACTTGATGAAGCTGACACGTTGTTGGATCAATCATGGGTAGAAGATATGCACGCAgcaatcaagaaaatgcCCAACACAAACCACATAGTATTTTGCTCAGCTACGATACCTAACGAGTTTAACAGAACATTGGGTAGCTTGTTTCCTACAGTTGTCTCGATCACTACTCCTAGACTGCACAAGCTCCCCAATTCTTTGGAATTCAAGGTTATTGATGCATCTTTAAACCCTTTCAAGGGTTCCAAAGTGAAGGCACTGGCGCAAGTAATGTACGCTATTTTAAATGATGGAACTGaaccaaattttgaaaaaagatgcataGTATTTGTCaacgagaaaaaagatgtttcGACCTTAGTCGAAAAGTTATCAACAACATACGGTCATAACTGCGTTGGATTGACAGGAGATGACAAGGTATCGGAGAGATTGGAAAAGATTGCTGCATTTATACAGCCTCCAAAGGTTCTCGAGACTCCGCAAAAAACAGTGCAGCGAGAAGCAGACAATACGAAAATTTACAAGATTCCGAATTCCAACATCCTCATAACTTCGAATGAAggagaaaaatcaaatattcCTCCACCAAGTTCAAGATTGAGAATTCTCGTCACTACGGATTTAATGGCTAGAGGTCTAAATTTTAGAGGTGTTAAAAACGTCATATTATATGATGTACCTAAGACATCGATAGATTTGGTACATAGAGCCGGAAGAACTGGTAGAATGAAGCAAAGGGGTAGAGTGTTCATGCTGATAGATAAAACTGCAAAATCATGGGCAAGAGGAATACCGAAGATTGTAAAAAATAGTATTGCACTATCATAG